The Leptospira sp. WS39.C2 genome contains a region encoding:
- a CDS encoding acyl-CoA dehydrogenase family protein produces the protein MSIVTSKKSSYDLFNPTEDHLSLRQSVASFAERELDEQAKENDETESFNEMLFKRLGSELGIFGITVPEEEGGHGLDPLASVIIHEEMSRFDPGFTLSYLAHEVLFVNNFFYSSNASQRARYLSKVITGEWIGGMGMTEPGAGTDVLGMTTNAVKKGDRYIINGVKQYITNGSVGQVFVLYTKLEKTAKKMTSFVIESSYKGFSVGKKEEKMGMRSSPTTQLVFEDMEVPEENLLGEENGAITHMMRNLEIERVTLAAQSLGIARRCVDIMCDYTVRHREAFGKKLMEFGQIQRLVAESYADYQAARALVYQVASELGPDVRNSLGAASAKLVATQMAERVSRNAIQVLGGYGYCREYPVERLHRDAILLSIGGGTNEAMQKNIASDLKKLWSE, from the coding sequence ATGAGTATTGTTACATCCAAAAAATCTTCTTATGATTTATTCAATCCAACCGAAGACCACTTAAGCCTACGCCAATCGGTAGCTTCTTTTGCTGAACGTGAACTTGATGAACAAGCGAAAGAAAATGATGAAACAGAATCTTTCAATGAAATGTTATTCAAACGTCTTGGGTCTGAACTTGGAATCTTTGGAATCACTGTACCTGAGGAAGAAGGGGGCCATGGACTTGATCCACTTGCTTCTGTGATCATCCACGAAGAGATGAGTCGTTTTGATCCAGGCTTTACCTTGTCATATTTAGCACATGAAGTTTTATTTGTGAATAATTTCTTTTATAGTTCGAATGCTTCTCAAAGAGCTCGATACCTGAGTAAGGTCATAACTGGCGAATGGATTGGTGGTATGGGGATGACAGAACCTGGTGCGGGTACTGACGTTTTGGGTATGACAACAAATGCCGTAAAAAAGGGAGACCGTTATATCATAAACGGGGTCAAACAATACATCACCAATGGGTCCGTTGGACAAGTGTTTGTTTTATACACAAAGTTAGAAAAAACCGCAAAAAAAATGACTTCGTTCGTAATCGAGTCGTCTTACAAGGGTTTTTCGGTTGGTAAAAAAGAAGAAAAGATGGGAATGCGTTCCTCCCCCACAACACAACTTGTATTTGAAGACATGGAAGTTCCGGAAGAAAACCTACTTGGGGAAGAAAACGGTGCTATAACTCACATGATGCGAAATTTAGAAATAGAACGTGTGACACTCGCAGCACAATCATTAGGAATTGCTCGTCGTTGTGTGGACATTATGTGTGATTATACAGTTCGGCATAGGGAAGCCTTTGGGAAAAAACTGATGGAATTTGGTCAAATCCAAAGGTTGGTTGCTGAGTCGTATGCAGACTACCAAGCGGCAAGAGCACTTGTTTACCAAGTGGCAAGTGAACTGGGACCAGATGTTCGTAACTCTCTTGGTGCAGCTTCGGCAAAACTTGTGGCAACACAAATGGCAGAAAGAGTTTCAAGAAACGCAATACAGGTATTAGGTGGATATGGATATTGTCGTGAGTATCCAGTGGAAAGGCTCCATAGAGATGCCATCCTCCTTAGTATTGGAGGCGGAACAAACGAAGCCATGCAAAAAAACATTGCCAGTGACTTAAAAAAACTTTGGTCAGAGTGA